Genomic DNA from Hordeum vulgare subsp. vulgare chromosome 2H, MorexV3_pseudomolecules_assembly, whole genome shotgun sequence:
CAACAAAGCAAACCTTAGTGGCAACGTCCACCAATCATTCTGAGATAATTGCTTTGTTCGAAGCATCAcgtgaatgtgtatggcttcgcagaatgatGAACTTTGTCCAAAGTTCAAGTGGGATTGGTTCGGTAAAATCATCCACTATTATCTACGAAGATAATGCTGCTTGCATTGCACAAATGCAAGCGGGTTATATTAAGAGCAATATTAcaaagcatatttctcctaaattaTTGTATCCCCGTGATCTGCAAGAGAAGGGGGAgataagtattttgcaaatgaagTCATGCGATAATCTCGCTGATCTATTTACTAAGTCTTTACCAAGTTCTTTATTCCATAAGTCATGCTTGCATTGATTTTGCaattttttcccacagggttttgaaGAAGAATATTTAAAGGATGATCAGTCTCAAAGACAAGCGAGGATTAGGGAAAGTGTTAGGAGTTAAACTAATTCTATAATTAGGGATAATCCTCCCTTGTGTAAATTGCCGTCGGTTGCTTATGGCAACCGTTGGACACGCCCGCGCCCCCACGATTGGACGTGTCCATTCGTGACGACGGTTCTCCATGTATATAATCCTTGGATCATCAATGAAAAAGACACTTCGATCAATCTGTAATATTATTACAGTTAGATTGACCATTTTGCCCATGTGACCCACGAGTCGCGACTTCTCTCCGATCCCCCGCCGGCCGCACCCGGCCGCCCCACGCCCGGAATCCTGCCGGCGAGATGCCGCGCAGCCGCGACGAGCCGGCCGCCGTTCGCGTCTACACAGTATGCGACGAGTCCAAGTACCATTCCCCAGCCCTAAACCCAGCATCTCCTCCTCCGCAACGCTGCCGCTAATCCAATCCTTCTCCCTTCCCACTCGCCGCGGACCCCAAATCAACCGCAGGTACCTCATCGTCCGGAACGTGCCTTCTCTCGGgtgcggcgacgagctcggcaccCTGTTCTCGTCGTACGGGCCGCTGGAAGAGTGAGCCATCAGCGACCTGAAAATTCACTTGTTCTTCATGCTGACGTTTTGTGTTCGGTGCCTTCCGACTTTCGCTCTcaccattttcatcttccttcgtGAGTGATGCGTTTGTTTTGGTTCAGGTGCAAGCCTATGGACGCCGAGGACTGCGAGGAGTACACCGACGTCTTCTTCATCAAGTTCTCGCAGGTCAGCAACGCGAGGTGACTAATGCGGGCGCGTATCTTTTTCGTTCAGGTGGAGTAGAACTTTTTGCTCCTATGTGGTGAATCGGTCATCAGTTGGTGGCTCTGGTTTACCGTTGTAGGCTTGTTTTTGTGGGCATGGTTTATTTGCTCCCTTTTAACTGTAATTCTCTGCTACTACTctgcaaaaacgtcttatattagtGTACAGAGGTTGCAATATTTATCTGATGACTGGGCAGTAATGTTTCTGAATATGTACTGAAGGATGTAAGTAGCATGTTCAATTTGTTGGAATGTCAGTGTTTCGTGCTTATGCAATTGAGTGAAAGAAACAGAGGCTTATTATTCAGCATAATTAATGGGATGAACTGAGGAAAGGTGATTTGGGTAGGCTTTCCAGAAGCAAAATTTAATAAGGTAGTATACTTTGATGCCACTATGTGTGCTTTACTTGTGAATTGGGATTACCAAGTTGTTTATCAAAGGAAGGGTTTGATTATTCCTTGGACCTACATGATTTAGTTCAGGTCTTGTGCTTCAGTCTTTGGCACTTAGGGTAGCAAATCTGAAGCCAATAGTTTTACCAACCACCTGTTTCGTATCATTTCTTTCATTAAAGTTCATATATTCCCTAATTCCTAATACTTCATTAACTGAGGAATCGGTGCTGTAATTTACTCATTTTGCAGGTTCGCAAAAAGGAAGTTAGATGAGTCTGTATTTCTTGGCAACCGGCTGCAGGTGTCATATGCACCTCGATTTGAGAGTATTTTGGATGTCAAGGAGAAACTGGAAGTCAGGAGAAACGAAGTCCTAGGCCGAATAAGATGTATGTCATTTTTTACGAAGATACATCTTTGTCTTAGAATTTATTATTGTGATGACAATATTTATTCCTTGGTACTTCAATGGTTTGATTTAGATATTTGCTTGCTTCAGCCTCTGTTGGAAGCAGATCAGAACGGTTAACTCAGTATTCTTCGGTGCAGGGATCTTCTAGTGGGAACTTGCATCATCATATGAGCCCCAATAAGAGGTTACCGTTTCACATGTTGTCATTTGTTTCTGCTCTTTATTTAGTTCTGTGGTATACAAATGATAATTAAAAGTTGGTCATAATTTGCTTGTCGATATTGTATTGCTTCAGAACTGAGATTGCTAACATGATTGATTCTGACCTCTGGTTTTAATATGGATAGTGGTGTATTAGTTAGCTTAGCTACACTAGCATGACCAAAGGAAATTAATACATATAAGATGCAAAGTAGTTAAGATGTTTTATTAGATGATACATGCAGTTACTTCTTCCATCAAGTTTTTTTGGCCATGCTTTCCCTGAGCTTCTATTATTCTCTTCTAGAACAATCAGTGTGAATATTCAGACCTAGCGGTATCATCCAAATTCAAGATATGGATTCTTTCTTCTAGGGAATAGATCATATACAGTCGTATTTTCACGGAGGATTTGTAAACAGAACTACACTGCTTACCTAATAAAAAGCTAAAAGTCCAGAAGAATACAATGTGACTGCTCTCTGAGAAAAAAGGTAAACACTTAGGTGACTGCTCCTCTAAAGATTTATCTTATCATATTCAGGGACTACACAAAGACACTTCATGCTTCTCATTTCGAAGATGTTCGTTTCAGCCATGTGTCCTCTAATAAGGTATGTGGTAGTAATGCAACTTTTAGGCTGAAAATCAAGTTGTTCATTGATGGAAATTGGGTTATATTGTAAGCATGCTAGATCATGCTTTAAGGAAATTTATTTTTAGAAAAGCATGGGAGAAACTTTGGTCAACTAAGATGCATTACAGTTGGAAAGCCAGCATTAGTGCACTTGCTCATGCTAAGTACTCTGGCGAGGGCAAAGTCTGTAACTATTTGGAGTCGTGGATATCCTGCATGTGCAATCTCAAACCCCTTTTTGCGATTTCATGGCTTATGATTTTCTTTCCTTTCATGAAATGCCTTTTGATCAATTTGTGGTGGATATGCCTTTTGATCGCAGGACTATTTCCCATCCGAGTCGATGAATGCAACTGTAAATCTTGTGAGGCAGAAGCTTGATAAGGTAAAAGTATATATGTGCTGCTGTTATCTATCGCTTAACATGGAACAGCCACACATGGATAAGCTAAGAAGAGTTCCATTTTTCGAAATAACAGGTACAGTCCGGTAGTGATGGTTCCAATGCTGTGGCTACATCCAAGAAACCAAGGGTCGATGGTCGTAGGCGCATTTGACTCACTGGATGGCGCGGAGCACGCGGTAGGAGTTATGTGGTTTACTCCACTTTGTAGCCTTCGTTTTGTGAATCGCCCTACTTGATTCTTAGAACTGGCCAGCTGAGATTGTTGTGTCTTTTCTCTTTATGCAAAAAATGATTGGCAATTTCTTACCTGATACAACTTTGAACTTTAGTTCCTCATACTCGATGTttgtaaaaaagaaagaaaaaaccacTGAAAAATAACGAAGCAACGACGATGTGGTCGAGGAAGCATGTTCCTTTTTACCGCTGGAGGCATGCTAAACCTAATTAATTTTGATTGTTCAGTTTCATCTTGGATTGGAAACAACGAAATTACAAAAATGGTTTTCCAACATCCATAACATGGGACGAAGTAAGCCtagcttagagcatctacaatgaGACTCCTACTTTCTCCCTAAACGTCCGTCCAGTTAATCCCGTCAAAACAGTTGACCTAACCATACCGCTCATTTGGTCTTTATACGCCTGGACTGACCAACACCCCTCGGGACCAAATGCAAGGACAATATGAGGATGCACCGATGCGCCGGgcactgcatttcatttcatagCGGTCTCACCTGCAGCCACCCAAAGAGGGAAAAAGTCCATTTTGAACCCTGAATTTGTAGAGGTTCGACGAAATGAATCTCCAACTCGAAATCCCTGTCGATTGCACCCTGAACTATGTAATCCTGGTCTAAAAAGAACCCTGGATTCTTTTGGCAAACTGGGATTGCTGACTTGACCGGGATTGAGCTGCGCACGCGCGGAAAAGACCGGGCCAGACCAGTCAGGCCCATCTCGCTATCGGATATCACAATATTTACGGAATTAAAAAAAGTAagaaaaaaagttcatgaattttaaagaAATAACCACTGATATAAAAAAAGTTCAACGATtttgaaaacaagtaaatggattttcaaaattTAAATTCAGGGATTTTCATAAACATTGTGAAGTCCACAGGTTATTTTATAGCACGTAGGAAGCACCTTAAAATGGTTTTTAACatatgattaacatttttttagAATACATGTTAAAAATATTAATAAATCATatacatttttttcttctttcctttttttactGTTTATTTTCACTTATATTATATAGAGTTCATTGTGTGTTGTTAAAATATTTATTGTATATTACGTGTGCATGTACGTGTATGTGTGGATTGTCATGGTGTGTATTATGCGTACCTGTAGGCTATTCGGGTTCATCGCCGGACCGGATTTGTCCCAACACACTGTAAGAAATATTTGAAAAAAGGTTCGTCATTTTTGAAAATGATtaacaaatttaaaaaaatgctGACCAGGTAGAGCTTAAGCTACAGTCTTAATATACTcacaactacaagaacaaatgCATGCATCACTCCGCAACTACAAGAAAAAATGTTCGCGCATCCAAAAAATATTttcgaatttgaaaaatgttccgatTTTGAAAAAATTCACGTTTTCTATTTTTGAGAGATTTTATAAAATGGTTCACAtattataaaaaatgttcatgtttcagGGAAAAAATTATTTGTTTGGAAATGTGTTGTCCGTTTTGAAATATGTTCTAAAAATATTAAATATGTTCGTGATTTTAAAACGGGCCGGCCCAAAAAATGAATCCCGGTTGACATGGTGCGAGAGTTTGATTTAGACCGGGATTGCATAGTTTAGGGTGCAATCGACCGGGATTTCGAGTTGAGGGTTTATTCCGTCCGATCAATACAAATTCGAGATTGAAATTGGACTTTTTCCCCTAAAGAGGAGGTTTCTTACCCGTGCCGTTGGATAGGGACCAAATGTTGACATATTTTCTGAATTTATTTCGGCTTCTTCCCTGCTATTCATTCATTGGTACAATGTGCCCGTCAACTACAAGGTGCTTGTGGCGACTTCATCCATCTTAAGTTTTGCTGGCCTATTCCCTTGGAGGTGTTCGTTCATAAGGGCAGAGTTACGTGCATGTGTTCATAGGgtgtttttttttaaacaaatcCATGACCCTTTTTTTTTGAGTGGTAACAAATCCATGACCTAAGAGCTTTTTTTAGGGACATGACCTGAGAGCTAACAGAAAAAAATATGCTCCAAGCAGCCGAGGCTAAAGCCCAGCCCATGTCCCTCTATGGAGGCCCACCTCGTAGGAGAGAAgtcaatccccccccccccccccccccccccagcgggCAGGAGCCTCTCCTTCCTCTTGTCTCATCCGGCCCAGCCTTCCAGCGCCCGCAAACCTAGCGTGCCGCCGTTagttccaccaccgccgccagcgAGCCCCTTGCCCCGACGAGCGACGCACTCGCCGACGTTCAGGCCGCCGCCACAAACGCCTCCACCACCCAGTGGGCGACCTTCAACCCGCCCGCGACCGCCACCCATGGCAGAGACCACCGAGAAGGAGTACCACGCCGACGAAGAGGAAGACGTGgtcggagaggaggaaggaggcacCGGGAGCGAAGGCGAGGAGGTTGGAGGGGCAGGAAAGAAGAGGAAGCGGCCTCTGAACAAGAAGAGCCTGGGCGGCTTCAGCAAGCGCGGGGTGTGCTACCTCAGCCGCGTCCCTCCCCACATGAACCCGTCGCACGTCCGCCAGATCTTCTCCAAGTACGGCGAGGTGCAGAGGATCTACCTCGTCCCCGAAGGTAATCCCCCCGTCATGAACTGAATTGTTTTTATGCTTTTACTAATTTGTGATGATACGGTACCAAAGCTAAGCGTTCATTTGAGGAACACAATAAGCTGAAAGCCCTACTCTTTCTTTCTTTTCGTGCGAATATGCAGAGGGCAACGCAGTGATGTTATTAGCTAGCCTAGGAAAACCGGAGAGAACAAACCATATTTATCTGATGTTCAAGTCTCCCTTGGATAATCAAGGGTGATGCGTGTAATCCCCGTGCAGAGCTTCTGCTGCAAATAGCATGCCTCAACGCGTGTAACAAGGCTGTATTTCGGTGGCAGAAGGCTGTTCACGGAGTTCTGGGTTTGTTTGTCTTGCTTGTATTTGTGAAAGCATTCTTCATTTCTTCTAGGGGGAGGGGGAAATTCAAACAGAACATGTCATCGAATGATAATCTTGTTTGTTTGTCTTGCTTGTATTTGTGAAAGCATTCTTCATTTCTTCTAGGGGGAGGGGAAAATCCAAACAGAACATGTCATCAAATGATAATCATGTTTTACATGCTGATTGCACATGTTGCTGCGGCAGTATTACGTGCAGCGACAGTGAGTTGTTTTTCCCGTCCCTCACGATTATACGCCTTAGAATGTGAAGTGCTCTGCTGCTCTTTAAAATGCTTACATATTTGTAAATGAAAAGAGCCCAACTTCTTAACTGTTATGTACTAATGTCATCTCTTCCCTCCAGGTCAAGGTCATCGAAAGCATAGTAACGTAAAAGCGAAGGCTTACTCCGAAGGGTATGTTATGAAAGTACATAGATGAGCTGCTTTGGAGAGACTTGCTAGATCCCATTTTTCGGTTTTATGCTGAAAGTCAAACATGGAGCAATACTTACCATTGTCTACTTATTGTATTTCTGGAGTAATCATGTAAACATATGGTAGATGATGTCTAGTATTTCACAATTTTGACATATTTTTATTGTTCTATTTGTTACTTGTATGGCCTTAATAATGTTCCTAAAATCTTTGTAGGTGGGTTGAGTTTGCAAAGAAAAGTGTCGCCAAGAGGGTGGCTAATTTGCTTAATGGTGAACAAATAGGTGTGTTCTCGGCTCTGTGTTTAATGTGTTTTATTCTTTCTATGTTACCGCTGGTTTACATTAGATGTACTGAACATGGATGATCTGTTCTTCCTTTTTATTGcctgaccctcaaaaccctcaatTTTTGGCCTCAAAAGGGTTGCTTTTGTCGGCTCTGTCATGTTTGAAGAGCTATACAATGTGTGCTAGAGAGCTCAATTATTCTCGTCTGACAATTATTGATGACCGATGTATTTTATTAGGTGGGAAGAAGAGGTCGTCATTTTATTATGACATCTGGAACATAAAGTATCTCAGGAAGTTCAAATGGGATGATCTGGTTGGTGAAATAGGTATGCCTCAAGTACAAAATTGTAAAGTAGCTATAAACTTGTCAGTAATGTGAACTGATTTGTAGGTAGTCTAATCCTTGGAGTTTAATGCAGCTGAGAAGACTCATATCAGGGAACAGAAATTAACATTGGAGATAACAGCTGCAAAGAAACAACGTGATCATTATCTCTCTAATGCTGAAAAGTCTCGTACACAGAAATTTATTCGTGAGCGCATAAAAAAGGTATGTTCTATTTTTAACATACTTCTGCTAGCATAATTCACTGGGGATTTTCTTTCTGTCCCGTGTCATCTTTATTTATGATTACCAGACACTTGGTGATACATGGTTTGGTTATAGTAGGAAAAACATTTCAGTTACAAGCTAGCCCGAACACTGGATATTTTCTCCCCTATTTTGCAGTTGACTGCAAGTTTCATTACTAAAATCTCTATATACGTTGGTGACATCCTTGAAACAGAAGCAAAAGACTGAAGGAAAAGAATCCAATGATGTTGGTGAGACGAATAAGGATTGTCCAATTCCTCGACAGAATAGAGCAGTTGAGGAGAGAGGCCCTAATAAAAAGGCAAAGCTCTCAAAAAATATTCTGGCCGGAGTAAGTGTGCAGCCCTCTGGCAGTTTATCtggttgtgttttttatgttagcTAGCTAGTCATTTGACCTGCTTTCATCACACTTGCAGGTATTCGGTAGTTCATCATGATCGATTTTGATTCCCGGTGGATTGGAGCATTGCAAACTGAATGTTCTAGCACAGGATAATTGCTGTCTTCACCATCTGCCCCACCTTTGTAGATTAGGCTGTCATTTTTTGTAATGGACGGTGAATGGTTTGGTCGTTTGGTGATTGCGGATTGCCAAATATGTATTGCTTCTGCTGTAATACTGGGATGGATGTACACTATTGTTAATTTGAAAGAGTGAAGTAATATTACCCTGTATTGGCCATATCTCGTTCTGTTGTGATTCTCATGGGGTGTTACAGTTTGCTGCAATGTTGTAGACAGTTTTTATTTCTATTTCCATTTTTAGCGAGGTAAGACTGTAATcaccaagtaacttcacacaagttttcattcacttgtccctttttttttatttgctggtatatttagtttgtatcATAAAAGaatgaaaatacaaaaataattacctttgcttgcttagcttgtcatgaGATCGCATCTTCGTTCTCTAGTTTGTTTGACTTTGCTTGTTACTAGCCATGGCTACCTCCTCTTCAGATATGCCCCTTCCTCCTTACTTTGGAGAGGGTTCCCTAATCTTGCACTTTAAGCAAGTAGGTGATGAGTCACTCAAAGAAGGTTGGGATAGATTATTAAGAATACAAGCTAGAGCTAATCGTAAGAGTCATATTAAATTGCTTCTCAGAAGTTTTTATGTTGGTCTATCCTTTCCCACAGACGTGTCTTGGATTCTATGTTCGAAAAAGATTTTCTTGAAAACAATGCTATTGACAcctatgataagatgaaaaatataTTTGGACAACCTAAAATAGAAACCATTGAATCTGTCATACTAGTTTGCCATTGCCAAAACTGAGCTAATAAAAGAAGCTAGAACTAGTATGGAGTCTAATTTTAGAGGGTTGTTCAATTCTATCTCTAAGATCCACGAGAACGTCATGCTACACAGTAGGAGGCTTGATACCAAAAGGACAAAAGCTTGTTGTTCTTTGCGTTAGGGAAAACCAGGTAATGAAGGAGATTGCAACCCTTATGAGCAAAGATGACAACATTTGAAACTatacaatatgcctagctaggggcataaaacaataacttttgttggaaggcaacccaatagttatctttatttttgccttCTACTTTCTGTTTGTTTGTGAAAATATGATTATTGCcactataatgattgtgtttttatgttttagttagtgtttgtgccaagtaaagcctttgggatgatttgcatgataagtagaattgatacggtgtaaaaacagaaaatttaacgtccagtgcagaatttctttgattttactgaaacgtctttttaagctgattttttacacagtatttctgAACAAATTCCTCAGGCCGTCCTGTTTTTTTAGAATTTGTGAAATTACAGAAGTATagattcattacagattactacaaactgttATGTTTCAATCAGATTTTATTTTTCCTGCATAATTTGCTtgtcttgatgatgctatggattgtatcagggggtataagctatggagaagttagaatacagtaccttatgataaagtaaaataagaatcaacttataacagtacctgaaagtatttgatatgttgcttatactaacagatctcaagaagttttgttgagttttatgtgattgaagtttttaagttttggctaTTAACTCGATGGACTAACGATTGAGGAGtagcaaaagcctaagattggagatgcccaaggcatcccaaagtaatattctaggaagactcgagCGTcttaacttggggatgccccggaaggcattccctctttcgtctcaattcaTCGGTATGTCATTtaaagctacatttttattcatcacatgatatgagttttgcttgaagCGTTGTTTGCTTTGGTTTGCTTTTGCTTTCACTTTGCCACAATCAATGTTTGTTGGACACACATATTtaagagagataccacatcattaAAATTTATTAAAAtactccatgtgcttcacttatatcttttaagcttagcagttgctctagtacttcacttatatcttgttgagcacggtggcgtgtaaattttatagaaataatatgctctcattcttcatttatatttgtttgagagttaaaatAAATAGTGAcgataattttcatgggtcataagcctagataaaaaataatgggtgttcaatgagtgataattaaaccatcatgtagcacatatagaaaaattaatgatattgatatggtaatatgaaaaaggtgtgagtgcattattattaattcagagaggtgtcgatattaagagatgttaaacttcttgttcatctaaaaaattaaaagggcacggtgatgatgtgtgagcatttctattccttatTGAAattctagtgttgttttgagtcggagtcgcgcgatggttaattcctatcaACCCTCTCCCTTGAGGCATGCGAGtaatactttgatttgtgataaaactaataaaactttgcaataagtatatgagttcttcatgactaatgtgacatcaTGAACATAGACAATCTCACCTCcttatatttgctagcctcttcggtaccatgcatagcccattctcacctcgaggattgatgCAATTTTCGTTGATGCAtcaaaaccccgtgacatgacacgctctattgcacataaacctttttatatcctcctcaaaacgagCATGTGACCGCCGACGAGGACGAGCGAGGGACGATGCGATGGGGATCAGAGGGGCGGCGCGGCAAGGTGCTCGTCGACAAGCAGCGAAGGGGCAACACAAGGGGGTTCCCGCCTGCGCCAGGGAAAAGGAGACGGGGTGGCTGCAGAGTGTTGCTTGCCATGATACTAATGTGCGCTTGTCCGCTTTTATGTCTACGCATTGAGCATTCACCGTCCATGCGTGTCCGCTAGGCGGACCGGTGACCCAAACAGACGAAAAACAAGTCCATGCGTGTCCGCTAGGCGGACCGATGATCCAAACAGATgaaaaacaacaaataaaatcaGTATCCGTTTGAGACTTTGGGTCACtgggttggagttgctcttagtgaTTAGAAATAAAATATTGAAGTGCCCTCACGGC
This window encodes:
- the LOC123429530 gene encoding RNA-binding protein 48-like isoform X1 codes for the protein MRRVQVPFPSPKPSISSSATLPLIQSFSLPTRRGPQINRRYLIVRNVPSLGCGDELGTLFSSYGPLEECKPMDAEDCEEYTDVFFIKFSQVSNARFAKRKLDESVFLGNRLQVSYAPRFESILDVKEKLEVRRNEVLGRIRSSVGSRSERLTQYSSVQGSSSGNLHHHMSPNKRDYTKTLHASHFEDVRFSHVSSNKDYFPSESMNATVNLVRQKLDKVQSGSDGSNAVATSKKPRVDGRRRI
- the LOC123424845 gene encoding pre-rRNA-processing protein ESF2-like, giving the protein MAETTEKEYHADEEEDVVGEEEGGTGSEGEEVGGAGKKRKRPLNKKSLGGFSKRGVCYLSRVPPHMNPSHVRQIFSKYGEVQRIYLVPEGQGHRKHSNVKAKAYSEGWVEFAKKSVAKRVANLLNGEQIGGKKRSSFYYDIWNIKYLRKFKWDDLVGEIAEKTHIREQKLTLEITAAKKQRDHYLSNAEKSRTQKFIRERIKKKQKTEGKESNDVGETNKDCPIPRQNRAVEERGPNKKAKLSKNILAGVFGSSS
- the LOC123429530 gene encoding RNA-binding protein 48-like isoform X2, translating into MPRSRDEPAAVRVYTVCDESKYLIVRNVPSLGCGDELGTLFSSYGPLEECKPMDAEDCEEYTDVFFIKFSQVSNARFAKRKLDESVFLGNRLQVSYAPRFESILDVKEKLEVRRNEVLGRIRSSVGSRSERLTQYSSVQGSSSGNLHHHMSPNKRDYTKTLHASHFEDVRFSHVSSNKDYFPSESMNATVNLVRQKLDKVQSGSDGSNAVATSKKPRVDGRRRI